One genomic window of Diospyros lotus cultivar Yz01 chromosome 8, ASM1463336v1, whole genome shotgun sequence includes the following:
- the LOC127807354 gene encoding receptor-like serine/threonine-protein kinase SD1-8 isoform X11 — translation MSPEYAMEGLFSVKSDVFSIGVLVLEIVIGKKNRGFYNADHDLNLLRYAWRLWREGKRLELIDPVVRDLYSPYKVARTIQLGLLWAQEQAEDRPSMSTVVLMLNSENASLAQPKHPGFCLGRNLLENDSLSNKQDKSCSANQVKITITEGR, via the exons ATGTCTCCAGAATATGCAATGGAGGGGCTTTTCTCGGTGAAATCCGATGTTTTTAGCATCGGTGTACTGGTTTTGGAGATAGTAATTGGCAAGAAGAACAGAGGATTCTATAATGCCGACCATGATCTTAATCTTCTCAGATAT GCATGGAGGCTGTGGAGAGAAGGTAAAAGGCTGGAACTTATTGATCCTGTAGTGAGGGATTTGTATTCGCCATACAAGGTGGCTCGAACCATACAATTGGGACTATTGTGGGCGCAGGAGCAAGCAGAAGACAGGCCATCCATGTCAACAGTGGTGTTAATGCTGAACAGTGAAAATGCTTCATTGGCTCAGCCAAAACACCCTGGTTTTTGCTTGGGAAGGAACCTTTTGGAAAATGACTCGTTGTCCAACAAGCAAGACAAGTCATGCAGTGCGAACCAAGTCAAAATTACAATAACTGAAGGCCGATAA
- the LOC127807358 gene encoding receptor-like serine/threonine-protein kinase SD1-8 isoform X1: MRNTQCLWLSTVITLLPMAAVAFDTITATQPLLPNQTIVSAGQVVELGFFSLGNSGKWYVGVWYKNINPVRTIVWVANRDNPLTSSSGSLKIGEDGNLLLVDEAANSVVWSSSNQTSSANSSVAQLLDSGNLIVRRENDVDPENYIWQSFDHPTDTLLPGMKLGWDRKSGVNRYITSWKRSDDPSTGDYYFKMDVDGLPEIFLWANQTRIYRSGPWNGLRFSGVPGMNPTYNITFTFELEKDEVFYSFGMDDKSLNSRLTVNSAGVLQRYVWTDSSQNWNLFWYAREDQCDSYMECGVYGICDTDDSLVCKCIHGFEPKNPQAWKLRDGSDGCMRTSKLSCHGDGFLPLKNMKVPETSMAFYNKSMLLSECRQACLSNCSCTAYANMDIRNGGSGCVMWTGDLLDMRQYAAAEGGQDLYVRVSAADLEAAGSTGISKSSSQTVKIVGIAVASGVLLLGIGICFVWRTKRTQRARRELIQHRGSHERSQDMLLSGGVIVGRRDYSGESTTDELELPLFDFDTIAIATDNFGNENKLGQGGFGIVYRGVLPEGEKIAVKRLSKNSGQGTEEFKNEVQLIARLQHRNLVRLLGCCVDMEEKMLIYEYMENKSLDFILFNLADKESSSLLDWPRRFNIICGIARGLLYLHQDSRFRIIHRDLKASNILLDREMNPKISDFGMARIFGSEQTEANTKRVVGTYGYMSPEYAMDGLFSIKSDVFSFGVLVLEIVTGKKNRGFYQANHELNLLGHAWRLWKEGKWQELIDPAARDSYSPYEVARCIQVGLLCVQERAEDRPSMSTALLMLSSETALLAQPKQPGFCLGRSPLETDSSSSKQDESCTVNQVTVTILDAR; the protein is encoded by the exons ATGAGAAATACCCAATGTTTGTGGCTCTCCACCGTGATCACTCTCCTCCCAATGGCCGCCGTGGCCTTTGACACCATCACCGCCACGCAGCCGCTCCTCCCCAACCAAACCATAGTCTCCGCTGGACAAGTTGTCGAGCTGGGCTTCTTCTCGCTGGGAAATTCGGGCAAATGGTACGTCGGAGTTTGGTATAAGAACATAAATCCTGTCAGAACCATTGTGTGGGTTGCTAACAGAGATAACCCACTGACAAGCTCGTCTGGGTCTTTGAAAATCGGCGAAGATGGAAACCTCTTGCTGGTCGACGAAGCTGCAAATTCTGTAGTGTGGTCGTCGTCGAACCAGACGAGCTCGGCGAACAGTAGCGTTGCGCAGCTTCTGGATTCCGGAAACTTGATTGTTCGGAGAGAAAATGACGTTGATCCGGAGAATTATATCTGGCAAAGCTTTGACCATCCGACGGACACTCTGTTGCCGGGGATGAAGCTGGGCTGGGACCGCAAAAGTGGGGTTAACCGGTACATAACTTCGTGGAAGAGAAGCGATGATCCATCCACTGGGGACTATTACTTCAAGATGGATGTTGACGGATTACCGGAGATTTTCTTATGGGCCAATCAGACAAGAATATACAGAAGCGGGCCGTGGAACGGATTGAGATTCAGTGGCGTTCCGGGGATGAATCCAACCTACAACATCACTTTCACATTTGAGTTAGAGAAAGACGAGGTTTTCTATTCATTTGGGATGGACGACAAGTCCTTGAATTCGAGGCTGACTGTGAATTCAGCCGGAGTTTTGCAGCGCTACGTTTGGACAGATTCAAGTCAGAATTGGAACCTCTTCTGGTACGCTCGCGAAGACCAATGCGACAGTTACATGGAATGCGGCGTTTATGGTATTTGCGACACGGATGATTCCCTGGTCTGTAAATGCATCCACGGGTTCGAGCCCAAGAATCCGCAGGCGTGGAAGCTGAGAGATGGGTCGGATGGGTGCATGAGAACTTCGAAGCTGAGCTGCCATGGAGATGGGTTTCTGCCGTTGAAGAACATGAAGGTGCCGGAGACTTCGATGGCGTTTTACAACAAGAGCATGCTCCTGTCGGAGTGCCGGCAAGCTTGCCTGTCAAATTGTTCCTGCACTGCCTATGCTAATATGGACATTAGGAATGGCGGCTCCGGCTGTGTGATGTGGACCGGCGATCTTCTGGACATGAGGCAGTACGCCGCCGCGGAAGGCGGCCAAGATCTGTACGTGAGAGTCTCCGCCGCTGATTTAG AAGCAGCTGGGAGCACAGGAATAAGTAAAAGCTCTAGTCAAACAGTTAAGATTGTCGGCATTGCAGTTGCTTCTGGTGTTCTGCTACTGGGCATAGGCATTTGCTTTGTGTGGCGGACGAAGAGAACGCAGAGGGCACGGAGAGAACTTATTCAGCATAGAG GCAGCCACGAAAGAAGTCAAGATATGTTATTGAGCGGAGGGGTCATAGTGGGCAGAAGAGACTACTCTGGCGAAAGCACAACAGATGAACTAGAGCTGCCATTGTTCGACTTCGACACCATAGCAATAGCTACTGACAATTTCGGCAACGAAAATAAGCTGGGACAAGGTGGTTTCGGCATTGTTTACAGA GGTGTGTTACCAGAAGGCGAGAAGATAGCTGTGAAGAGACTGTCGAAGAATTCTGGGCAAGGGACGGAGGAGTTCAAGAACGAGGTTCAATTGATTGCAAGGCTGCAGCATAGGAACCTTGTGCGCCTGCTGGGCTGCTGCGTGGACATGGAAGAGAAAATGTTGATATATGAatacatggaaaacaaaagcCTGGACTTCATTTTATTCA ATCTTGCAGACAAAGAGAGTAGCTCGTTACTGGATTGGCCGAGGCGCTTCAATATCATCTGCGGGATCGCTCGAGGGCTTCTCTATCTCCACCAAGACTCGAGGTTTAGAATCATTCACAGAGATCTCAAAGCAAGTAATATTCTACTTGACAGGGAAATGAATCCGAAGATTTCAGATTTTGGCATGGCAAGGATTTTTGGTAGCGAACAAACTGAAGCAAATACAAAGAGAGTTGTCGGAACATA CGGATATATGTCTCCGGAGTATGCCATGGATGgacttttttcaataaaatccgATGTTTTTAGCTTTGGTGTACTGGTGCTGGAAATAGTAACTGGCAAGAAGAACAGAGGATTCTACCAGGCGAACCATGAGCTTAATCTTCTTGGACAT GCATGGAGGCTATGGAAAGAAGGGAAATGGCAAGAATTGATCGATCCTGCTGCGAGGGATTCGTATTCGCCATACGAGGTGGCTCGGTGCATACAAGTGGGGCTCCTGTGCGTGCAGGAGCGAGCCGAAGACAGGCCGTCCATGTCAACGGCGCTTCTGATGCTGAGCAGTGAAACTGCTTTGTTGGCTCAGCCAAAACAACCTGGTTTTTGCCTCGGAAGGAGCCCTTTAGAGACAGACTCCTCGTCCAGCAAGCAAGACGAGTCGTGCACTGTGAACCAAGTCACAGTAACCATACTCGATGCCCGGTAG
- the LOC127807358 gene encoding receptor-like serine/threonine-protein kinase SD1-8 isoform X2, with translation MRNTQCLWLSTVITLLPMAAVAFDTITATQPLLPNQTIVSAGQVVELGFFSLGNSGKWYVGVWYKNINPVRTIVWVANRDNPLTSSSGSLKIGEDGNLLLVDEAANSVVWSSSNQTSSANSSVAQLLDSGNLIVRRENDVDPENYIWQSFDHPTDTLLPGMKLGWDRKSGVNRYITSWKRSDDPSTGDYYFKMDVDGLPEIFLWANQTRIYRSGPWNGLRFSGVPGMNPTYNITFTFELEKDEVFYSFGMDDKSLNSRLTVNSAGVLQRYVWTDSSQNWNLFWYAREDQCDSYMECGVYGICDTDDSLVCKCIHGFEPKNPQAWKLRDGSDGCMRTSKLSCHGDGFLPLKNMKVPETSMAFYNKSMLLSECRQACLSNCSCTAYANMDIRNGGSGCVMWTGDLLDMRQYAAAEGGQDLYVRVSAADLEAAGSTGISKSSSQTVKIVGIAVASGVLLLGIGICFVWRTKRTQRARRELIQHRGSHERSQDMLLSGGVIVGRRDYSGESTTDELELPLFDFDTIAIATDNFGNENKLGQGGFGIVYRGVLPEGEKIAVKRLSKNSGQGTEEFKNEVQLIARLQHRNLVRLLGCCVDMEEKMLIYEYMENKSLDFILFNKESSSLLDWPRRFNIICGIARGLLYLHQDSRFRIIHRDLKASNILLDREMNPKISDFGMARIFGSEQTEANTKRVVGTYGYMSPEYAMDGLFSIKSDVFSFGVLVLEIVTGKKNRGFYQANHELNLLGHAWRLWKEGKWQELIDPAARDSYSPYEVARCIQVGLLCVQERAEDRPSMSTALLMLSSETALLAQPKQPGFCLGRSPLETDSSSSKQDESCTVNQVTVTILDAR, from the exons ATGAGAAATACCCAATGTTTGTGGCTCTCCACCGTGATCACTCTCCTCCCAATGGCCGCCGTGGCCTTTGACACCATCACCGCCACGCAGCCGCTCCTCCCCAACCAAACCATAGTCTCCGCTGGACAAGTTGTCGAGCTGGGCTTCTTCTCGCTGGGAAATTCGGGCAAATGGTACGTCGGAGTTTGGTATAAGAACATAAATCCTGTCAGAACCATTGTGTGGGTTGCTAACAGAGATAACCCACTGACAAGCTCGTCTGGGTCTTTGAAAATCGGCGAAGATGGAAACCTCTTGCTGGTCGACGAAGCTGCAAATTCTGTAGTGTGGTCGTCGTCGAACCAGACGAGCTCGGCGAACAGTAGCGTTGCGCAGCTTCTGGATTCCGGAAACTTGATTGTTCGGAGAGAAAATGACGTTGATCCGGAGAATTATATCTGGCAAAGCTTTGACCATCCGACGGACACTCTGTTGCCGGGGATGAAGCTGGGCTGGGACCGCAAAAGTGGGGTTAACCGGTACATAACTTCGTGGAAGAGAAGCGATGATCCATCCACTGGGGACTATTACTTCAAGATGGATGTTGACGGATTACCGGAGATTTTCTTATGGGCCAATCAGACAAGAATATACAGAAGCGGGCCGTGGAACGGATTGAGATTCAGTGGCGTTCCGGGGATGAATCCAACCTACAACATCACTTTCACATTTGAGTTAGAGAAAGACGAGGTTTTCTATTCATTTGGGATGGACGACAAGTCCTTGAATTCGAGGCTGACTGTGAATTCAGCCGGAGTTTTGCAGCGCTACGTTTGGACAGATTCAAGTCAGAATTGGAACCTCTTCTGGTACGCTCGCGAAGACCAATGCGACAGTTACATGGAATGCGGCGTTTATGGTATTTGCGACACGGATGATTCCCTGGTCTGTAAATGCATCCACGGGTTCGAGCCCAAGAATCCGCAGGCGTGGAAGCTGAGAGATGGGTCGGATGGGTGCATGAGAACTTCGAAGCTGAGCTGCCATGGAGATGGGTTTCTGCCGTTGAAGAACATGAAGGTGCCGGAGACTTCGATGGCGTTTTACAACAAGAGCATGCTCCTGTCGGAGTGCCGGCAAGCTTGCCTGTCAAATTGTTCCTGCACTGCCTATGCTAATATGGACATTAGGAATGGCGGCTCCGGCTGTGTGATGTGGACCGGCGATCTTCTGGACATGAGGCAGTACGCCGCCGCGGAAGGCGGCCAAGATCTGTACGTGAGAGTCTCCGCCGCTGATTTAG AAGCAGCTGGGAGCACAGGAATAAGTAAAAGCTCTAGTCAAACAGTTAAGATTGTCGGCATTGCAGTTGCTTCTGGTGTTCTGCTACTGGGCATAGGCATTTGCTTTGTGTGGCGGACGAAGAGAACGCAGAGGGCACGGAGAGAACTTATTCAGCATAGAG GCAGCCACGAAAGAAGTCAAGATATGTTATTGAGCGGAGGGGTCATAGTGGGCAGAAGAGACTACTCTGGCGAAAGCACAACAGATGAACTAGAGCTGCCATTGTTCGACTTCGACACCATAGCAATAGCTACTGACAATTTCGGCAACGAAAATAAGCTGGGACAAGGTGGTTTCGGCATTGTTTACAGA GGTGTGTTACCAGAAGGCGAGAAGATAGCTGTGAAGAGACTGTCGAAGAATTCTGGGCAAGGGACGGAGGAGTTCAAGAACGAGGTTCAATTGATTGCAAGGCTGCAGCATAGGAACCTTGTGCGCCTGCTGGGCTGCTGCGTGGACATGGAAGAGAAAATGTTGATATATGAatacatggaaaacaaaagcCTGGACTTCATTTTATTCA ACAAAGAGAGTAGCTCGTTACTGGATTGGCCGAGGCGCTTCAATATCATCTGCGGGATCGCTCGAGGGCTTCTCTATCTCCACCAAGACTCGAGGTTTAGAATCATTCACAGAGATCTCAAAGCAAGTAATATTCTACTTGACAGGGAAATGAATCCGAAGATTTCAGATTTTGGCATGGCAAGGATTTTTGGTAGCGAACAAACTGAAGCAAATACAAAGAGAGTTGTCGGAACATA CGGATATATGTCTCCGGAGTATGCCATGGATGgacttttttcaataaaatccgATGTTTTTAGCTTTGGTGTACTGGTGCTGGAAATAGTAACTGGCAAGAAGAACAGAGGATTCTACCAGGCGAACCATGAGCTTAATCTTCTTGGACAT GCATGGAGGCTATGGAAAGAAGGGAAATGGCAAGAATTGATCGATCCTGCTGCGAGGGATTCGTATTCGCCATACGAGGTGGCTCGGTGCATACAAGTGGGGCTCCTGTGCGTGCAGGAGCGAGCCGAAGACAGGCCGTCCATGTCAACGGCGCTTCTGATGCTGAGCAGTGAAACTGCTTTGTTGGCTCAGCCAAAACAACCTGGTTTTTGCCTCGGAAGGAGCCCTTTAGAGACAGACTCCTCGTCCAGCAAGCAAGACGAGTCGTGCACTGTGAACCAAGTCACAGTAACCATACTCGATGCCCGGTAG